The genome window GTCGTCGAGGAAGAAGGAGGGCAGCGTCGGGCCGACCGTCTTGGCGCGCCATCTCGACGCCATGTACTCCGCCTCCTGCGGCTCGAGGTCGCAGAAGGAGTTGACGAGCACGTCGCCGGCGTCCTCGAGGCCCTCGAACTGCCGGATGGACACGTCGAGGTACTTGGGGTACAGCTCTGGCGACACGAGGAACGGCGACAGGTCCTCGGGCCCGAGGTCCACGCTCACCGCGCCCAGGCGACGCAGCGCCCTCCCGTCGGCCATGGGCAGCGGCGCGCGCCCCGCCCACGCCTCACCGTAGATCAGGTCCACGGCGCACGACTGCGACATGAACGCCGCGGTCGGCACGCCGGCCGCCTTTGCCACAGGCGGCGCCCACGCCATGTGCGGGTCGTAGACCATCACGGACGGCATCCTCCCGGCGCgcgcctcggcggcgatgacccgcGCCAGCGTCTCGGACCCCACGGCCTCGGCCTTGCGGCAGTACTCGACGGGATCCGGGCAGGAGGCCATGCCACCGTCGTCGAAGCCGTCGGAGAAGGCGGCCACGCGGAAGGGGTCGCCGGGGGGCGGGCCCGTGGAGAGCACGTACCGCGTGGCGACGAGCGTGGGGTGCAGGCCGTGGTAAGCGAGGCGCCGGCCGAATTGGATCATCGGGTTCATGTGGCCCTGGGCCGGCAGCGGCACCAGCAGGACGTGCACATCGCCGGCACGCTCATCGCCGGACGCCGTGCTCGCGCTCTCCATGTCTCTGTTTTCTTGGCTTTCAGTTCTGCGCAAGAAGCTCTGTTTTGCTCTGCTTTGGATGTTTCACGCAACAGAAATATATAGGCGCTTTAGCAGTAGGATTGGAGTAGAGTGGCGGCCAAGTATGTTACTCCTAT of Triticum dicoccoides isolate Atlit2015 ecotype Zavitan unplaced genomic scaffold, WEW_v2.0 scaffold168284, whole genome shotgun sequence contains these proteins:
- the LOC119344409 gene encoding UDP-glycosyltransferase 79-like; this translates as MESASTASGDERAGDVHVLLVPLPAQGHMNPMIQFGRRLAYHGLHPTLVATRYVLSTGPPPGDPFRVAAFSDGFDDGGMASCPDPVEYCRKAEAVGSETLARVIAAEARAGRMPSVMVYDPHMAWAPPVAKAAGVPTAAFMSQSCAVDLIYGEAWAGRAPLPMADGRALRRLGAVSVDLGPEDLSPFLVSPELYPKYLDVSIRQFEGLEDAGDVLVNSFCDLEPQEAEYMASRWRAKTVGPTLPSFFLDDGRLPSNKAYGVNFFSSDAPCMAWLDRQPPISVVLASYGTVYSLD